A genomic segment from Aegilops tauschii subsp. strangulata cultivar AL8/78 chromosome 1, Aet v6.0, whole genome shotgun sequence encodes:
- the LOC109744126 gene encoding uncharacterized protein isoform X2, whose protein sequence is MAAVLRSAARRLAGELPAAEMGLHRLPLHSQLTLLPNGSSVLSPLVLQANVWSASSAPRSAPSSLTKTKAVIESTLLPQLIPRRTMSSSSGRAASQPADKFWLEIVGHRMKGPQNPCPMIFRKRISGVDADKAEAVFLDVMMMAKYDGNVPPNMMSSPVRALLRKALIRYMKIKWFIKEIALSLKIRVVFKLGKLNFAVICVLLYVTYGRPLSLLRRFWKILNSQGGDDSE, encoded by the exons ATGGCTGCTGTGCTCCGGTCCGCGGCGAGGCGGTTGGCCGGCGAGCTGCCGGCGGCTGAGATGGGGCTCCACCGCCTCCCTCTGCACTCCCAG CTCACCCTTTTGCCCAATGGAAGCTCGGTTCTGAGTCCTCTTGTGCTGCAGGCCAATGTTTGGAGCGCCTCATCTGCTCCTCGCTCTGCCCCCTCTTCTCTGACCAAG ACCAAGGCGGTGATCGAGAGCACCCTTCTACCACAACTCATCCCGCGCCGCACAATGTCCTCCTCCTCCGGTCGCGCCGCCTCTCAACCAGCCGACAAG TTTTGGCTTGAGATAGTGGGTCACAGGATGAAAGGTCCGCAGAATCCGTGCCCGATGATTTTCAGAAAGCGAATCAGTGGTGTGGATGCCGACAAGGCTGAAGCAGTCTTCCT CGACGTGATGATGATGGCTAAATATGATGGGAATGTTCCACCAAATATG ATGAGTAGTCCCGTTCGAGCGTTGCTCCGGAAGGCGCTTATCCGATACATGAAGATTAAGTGGTTTATTAAAGAAATTGCTCTATCTCTCAAGATACGTGTCGTTTTTAAGCTGGGCAAGTTAAACTTTGCCGTCATCTGCGTGTTGCTTTACGTGACATACGGGAGGCCCCTATCTCTGCTCCGGAGGTTCTGGAAGATCCTAAATTCTCAAGGAGGCGATGACTCGGAGTAA
- the LOC109744125 gene encoding uncharacterized protein isoform X1 encodes MAAVLRSAARRLAGELPAAEMGLHRLPLHSQLTLLPNGSSVLSPLVLQANVWSASSAPRSAPSSLTKAKAAMESAIRPSFIPRHTVSTSFGRAASKPLCKTKAVIESTLLPQLIPRRTMSSSSGRAASQPADKFCFYLRGARMTAMQEPGSKELSMIIFVRSEEESLNDFWYFMSVVKKNEVQRAKEMEYRHMQSRYDKEWEKVENQPWFRKLENLQDHLSNKAWVLIPGGLLLAGLGESSDWKLLRGPHAPPPGPGEEAPFEKNPVEDML; translated from the exons ATggctgctgtgctccgatccgcGGCGAGGCGGTTGGCCGGCGAGCTGCCGGCGGCTGAGATGGGGCTCCACCGCCTCCCTCTGCACTCCCAG CTCACCCTTTTGCCCAATGGAAGCTCGGTTCTGAGTCCTCTTGTGCTGCAGGCCAATGTTTGGAGCGCCTCATCTGCTCCTCGCTCTGCCCCCTCTTCTCTGACCAAG GCTAAGGCGGCGATGGAGAGCGCCATTCGCCCGTCATTCATCCCGCGTCACACAGTGTCCACCTCTTTCGGCCGCGCCGCCTCAAAGCCTCTGTGCA AGACCAAGGCGGTGATCGAGAGCACCCTTCTACCACAACTCATCCCGCGCCGCACAATGTCCTCCTCCTCCGGTCGCGCCGCCTCTCAACCAGCCGACAAG TTTTGCTTTTACCTGAGGGGCGCGAGGATGACAGCTATGCAAGAACCAGGCTCAAAGGAACTTAGCATGATAATTTTCGTGAGAAGTGAAGAAGAATCGTTGAATGATTTCTG GTATTTCATGAGTGTGGTAAAGAAGAATGAGGTTCAGCGTGCAAAGGAG ATGGAATACAGACATATGCAGTCCAGATACGATAAGGAATGGGAAAAGGTAGAAAATCAGCCATGGTTCCGGAAGTTGGAGAACCTCCAAGATCACCTTTCAAACAAGGCTTGGGTTTTAATTCCTGGTGGCTTACTGCTTGCCGGCCTGGGGGAGTCCTCAGACTGGAAGCTGCTAAGAGGCCCACACGCACCACCCCCTGGACCTGGAGAGGAGGCCCCTTTCGAGAAGAATCCTGTAGAGGACATGTTATAA
- the LOC109744125 gene encoding uncharacterized protein isoform X3, translated as MAAVLRSAARRLAGELPAAEMGLHRLPLHSQLTLLPNGSSVLSPLVLQANVWSASSAPRSAPSSLTKTKAVIESTLLPQLIPRRTMSSSSGRAASQPADKFCFYLRGARMTAMQEPGSKELSMIIFVRSEEESLNDFWYFMSVVKKNEVQRAKEMEYRHMQSRYDKEWEKVENQPWFRKLENLQDHLSNKAWVLIPGGLLLAGLGESSDWKLLRGPHAPPPGPGEEAPFEKNPVEDML; from the exons ATggctgctgtgctccgatccgcGGCGAGGCGGTTGGCCGGCGAGCTGCCGGCGGCTGAGATGGGGCTCCACCGCCTCCCTCTGCACTCCCAG CTCACCCTTTTGCCCAATGGAAGCTCGGTTCTGAGTCCTCTTGTGCTGCAGGCCAATGTTTGGAGCGCCTCATCTGCTCCTCGCTCTGCCCCCTCTTCTCTGACCAAG ACCAAGGCGGTGATCGAGAGCACCCTTCTACCACAACTCATCCCGCGCCGCACAATGTCCTCCTCCTCCGGTCGCGCCGCCTCTCAACCAGCCGACAAG TTTTGCTTTTACCTGAGGGGCGCGAGGATGACAGCTATGCAAGAACCAGGCTCAAAGGAACTTAGCATGATAATTTTCGTGAGAAGTGAAGAAGAATCGTTGAATGATTTCTG GTATTTCATGAGTGTGGTAAAGAAGAATGAGGTTCAGCGTGCAAAGGAG ATGGAATACAGACATATGCAGTCCAGATACGATAAGGAATGGGAAAAGGTAGAAAATCAGCCATGGTTCCGGAAGTTGGAGAACCTCCAAGATCACCTTTCAAACAAGGCTTGGGTTTTAATTCCTGGTGGCTTACTGCTTGCCGGCCTGGGGGAGTCCTCAGACTGGAAGCTGCTAAGAGGCCCACACGCACCACCCCCTGGACCTGGAGAGGAGGCCCCTTTCGAGAAGAATCCTGTAGAGGACATGTTATAA
- the LOC109744125 gene encoding uncharacterized protein isoform X4, whose translation MAAVLRSAARRLAGELPAAEMGLHRLPLHSQANVWSASSAPRSAPSSLTKTKAVIESTLLPQLIPRRTMSSSSGRAASQPADKFCFYLRGARMTAMQEPGSKELSMIIFVRSEEESLNDFWYFMSVVKKNEVQRAKEMEYRHMQSRYDKEWEKVENQPWFRKLENLQDHLSNKAWVLIPGGLLLAGLGESSDWKLLRGPHAPPPGPGEEAPFEKNPVEDML comes from the exons ATggctgctgtgctccgatccgcGGCGAGGCGGTTGGCCGGCGAGCTGCCGGCGGCTGAGATGGGGCTCCACCGCCTCCCTCTGCACTCCCAG GCCAATGTTTGGAGCGCCTCATCTGCTCCTCGCTCTGCCCCCTCTTCTCTGACCAAG ACCAAGGCGGTGATCGAGAGCACCCTTCTACCACAACTCATCCCGCGCCGCACAATGTCCTCCTCCTCCGGTCGCGCCGCCTCTCAACCAGCCGACAAG TTTTGCTTTTACCTGAGGGGCGCGAGGATGACAGCTATGCAAGAACCAGGCTCAAAGGAACTTAGCATGATAATTTTCGTGAGAAGTGAAGAAGAATCGTTGAATGATTTCTG GTATTTCATGAGTGTGGTAAAGAAGAATGAGGTTCAGCGTGCAAAGGAG ATGGAATACAGACATATGCAGTCCAGATACGATAAGGAATGGGAAAAGGTAGAAAATCAGCCATGGTTCCGGAAGTTGGAGAACCTCCAAGATCACCTTTCAAACAAGGCTTGGGTTTTAATTCCTGGTGGCTTACTGCTTGCCGGCCTGGGGGAGTCCTCAGACTGGAAGCTGCTAAGAGGCCCACACGCACCACCCCCTGGACCTGGAGAGGAGGCCCCTTTCGAGAAGAATCCTGTAGAGGACATGTTATAA
- the LOC109744126 gene encoding uncharacterized protein isoform X3 produces MAAVLRSAARRLAGELPAAEMGLHRLPLHSQANVWSASSAPRSAPSSLTKTKAVIESTLLPQLIPRRTMSSSSGRAASQPADKFWLEIVGHRMKGPQNPCPMIFRKRISGVDADKAEAVFLDVMMMAKYDGNVPPNMMSSPVRALLRKALIRYMKIKWFIKEIALSLKIRVVFKLGKLNFAVICVLLYVTYGRPLSLLRRFWKILNSQGGDDSE; encoded by the exons ATGGCTGCTGTGCTCCGGTCCGCGGCGAGGCGGTTGGCCGGCGAGCTGCCGGCGGCTGAGATGGGGCTCCACCGCCTCCCTCTGCACTCCCAG GCCAATGTTTGGAGCGCCTCATCTGCTCCTCGCTCTGCCCCCTCTTCTCTGACCAAG ACCAAGGCGGTGATCGAGAGCACCCTTCTACCACAACTCATCCCGCGCCGCACAATGTCCTCCTCCTCCGGTCGCGCCGCCTCTCAACCAGCCGACAAG TTTTGGCTTGAGATAGTGGGTCACAGGATGAAAGGTCCGCAGAATCCGTGCCCGATGATTTTCAGAAAGCGAATCAGTGGTGTGGATGCCGACAAGGCTGAAGCAGTCTTCCT CGACGTGATGATGATGGCTAAATATGATGGGAATGTTCCACCAAATATG ATGAGTAGTCCCGTTCGAGCGTTGCTCCGGAAGGCGCTTATCCGATACATGAAGATTAAGTGGTTTATTAAAGAAATTGCTCTATCTCTCAAGATACGTGTCGTTTTTAAGCTGGGCAAGTTAAACTTTGCCGTCATCTGCGTGTTGCTTTACGTGACATACGGGAGGCCCCTATCTCTGCTCCGGAGGTTCTGGAAGATCCTAAATTCTCAAGGAGGCGATGACTCGGAGTAA
- the LOC109744125 gene encoding uncharacterized protein isoform X5 yields MAAVLRSAARRLAGELPAAEMGLHRLPLHSQTKAVIESTLLPQLIPRRTMSSSSGRAASQPADKFCFYLRGARMTAMQEPGSKELSMIIFVRSEEESLNDFWYFMSVVKKNEVQRAKEMEYRHMQSRYDKEWEKVENQPWFRKLENLQDHLSNKAWVLIPGGLLLAGLGESSDWKLLRGPHAPPPGPGEEAPFEKNPVEDML; encoded by the exons ATggctgctgtgctccgatccgcGGCGAGGCGGTTGGCCGGCGAGCTGCCGGCGGCTGAGATGGGGCTCCACCGCCTCCCTCTGCACTCCCAG ACCAAGGCGGTGATCGAGAGCACCCTTCTACCACAACTCATCCCGCGCCGCACAATGTCCTCCTCCTCCGGTCGCGCCGCCTCTCAACCAGCCGACAAG TTTTGCTTTTACCTGAGGGGCGCGAGGATGACAGCTATGCAAGAACCAGGCTCAAAGGAACTTAGCATGATAATTTTCGTGAGAAGTGAAGAAGAATCGTTGAATGATTTCTG GTATTTCATGAGTGTGGTAAAGAAGAATGAGGTTCAGCGTGCAAAGGAG ATGGAATACAGACATATGCAGTCCAGATACGATAAGGAATGGGAAAAGGTAGAAAATCAGCCATGGTTCCGGAAGTTGGAGAACCTCCAAGATCACCTTTCAAACAAGGCTTGGGTTTTAATTCCTGGTGGCTTACTGCTTGCCGGCCTGGGGGAGTCCTCAGACTGGAAGCTGCTAAGAGGCCCACACGCACCACCCCCTGGACCTGGAGAGGAGGCCCCTTTCGAGAAGAATCCTGTAGAGGACATGTTATAA
- the LOC109744108 gene encoding uncharacterized protein — MVHRFWACQHSVQFWELLRSELGVSVAIPPSQIDSQNALASWLLGWFAGAADEERETMIQAAYGLWLARNDARDGKRIAPPHEILATVRLHVAEWKLAHEGRASQPEPKIVHKWEPPEDGWIKVNSDGAVSRHGEKGGGGAVLRDHHGAVLAGGCHHFPLIADPEAVEVLACRRAVQMAVNLQVQRAHVELDSKAVVQMLNQPSLNLSAVGPWVQDIKEMLNSMMEFKVSWVGRFGNVAAHKLAKVGVGEERCELRHQTLS, encoded by the coding sequence ATGGTGCATCGTTTCTGGGCCTGCCAACATTCAGTTCAGTTCTGGGAGTTGTTGCGGTCGGAGTTGGGAGTTTCGGTGGCGATCCCGCCGAGTCAGATTGACTCCCAGAACGCATTAGCTTCCTGGTTGCTTGGCTGGTTCGCTGGTGCGGCCGATGAGGAGAGGGAGACCATGATCCAGGCAGCGTATGGACTGTGGTTAGCAAGAAATGATGCAAGAGATGGGAAGAGGATCGCCCCGCCACATGAAATATTGGCCACAGTACGTTTGCATGTGGCCGAGTGGAAGCTGGCGCATGAAGGGAGGGCGTCGCAGCCGGAACCCAAGATCGTCCATAAGTGGGAGCCCCCAGAAGACGGATGGATCAAGGTCAATTCCGACGGCGCGGTCTCGAGGCATGGAGAGAAAGGGGGAGGAGGTGCAGTGCTACGGGATCATCATGGTGCCGTTTTGGCTGGAGGATGCCATCACTTCCCGCTGATTGCTGACCCTGAAGCAGTGGAGGTGCTGGCCTGCAGGAGGGCTGTTCAAATGGCCGTCAATCTTCAAGTGCAGCGTGCTCATGTTGAGCTGGATAGTAAGGCGGTGGTGCAAATGCTCAATCAACCATCTCTGAATCTATCTGCTGTGGGGCCTTGGGTGCAAGATATCAAGGAAATGCTCAACTCAATGATGGAATTCAAGGTTTCTTGGGTTGGTCGTTTTGGCAATGTTGCCGCTCATAAGCTAGCTAAAGTAGGGGTAGGTGAGGAACGGTGCGAGCTTCGCCACCAGACTTTATCTTAG
- the LOC109744125 gene encoding uncharacterized protein isoform X2, producing the protein MAAVLRSAARRLAGELPAAEMGLHRLPLHSQANVWSASSAPRSAPSSLTKAKAAMESAIRPSFIPRHTVSTSFGRAASKPLCKTKAVIESTLLPQLIPRRTMSSSSGRAASQPADKFCFYLRGARMTAMQEPGSKELSMIIFVRSEEESLNDFWYFMSVVKKNEVQRAKEMEYRHMQSRYDKEWEKVENQPWFRKLENLQDHLSNKAWVLIPGGLLLAGLGESSDWKLLRGPHAPPPGPGEEAPFEKNPVEDML; encoded by the exons ATggctgctgtgctccgatccgcGGCGAGGCGGTTGGCCGGCGAGCTGCCGGCGGCTGAGATGGGGCTCCACCGCCTCCCTCTGCACTCCCAG GCCAATGTTTGGAGCGCCTCATCTGCTCCTCGCTCTGCCCCCTCTTCTCTGACCAAG GCTAAGGCGGCGATGGAGAGCGCCATTCGCCCGTCATTCATCCCGCGTCACACAGTGTCCACCTCTTTCGGCCGCGCCGCCTCAAAGCCTCTGTGCA AGACCAAGGCGGTGATCGAGAGCACCCTTCTACCACAACTCATCCCGCGCCGCACAATGTCCTCCTCCTCCGGTCGCGCCGCCTCTCAACCAGCCGACAAG TTTTGCTTTTACCTGAGGGGCGCGAGGATGACAGCTATGCAAGAACCAGGCTCAAAGGAACTTAGCATGATAATTTTCGTGAGAAGTGAAGAAGAATCGTTGAATGATTTCTG GTATTTCATGAGTGTGGTAAAGAAGAATGAGGTTCAGCGTGCAAAGGAG ATGGAATACAGACATATGCAGTCCAGATACGATAAGGAATGGGAAAAGGTAGAAAATCAGCCATGGTTCCGGAAGTTGGAGAACCTCCAAGATCACCTTTCAAACAAGGCTTGGGTTTTAATTCCTGGTGGCTTACTGCTTGCCGGCCTGGGGGAGTCCTCAGACTGGAAGCTGCTAAGAGGCCCACACGCACCACCCCCTGGACCTGGAGAGGAGGCCCCTTTCGAGAAGAATCCTGTAGAGGACATGTTATAA
- the LOC109744126 gene encoding uncharacterized protein isoform X1 has protein sequence MAAVLRSAARRLAGELPAAEMGLHRLPLHSQANVWSASSAPRSAPSSLTKAKAAMESAIRPSFIPRHTVSTSFGRAASKPLCKTKAVIESTLLPQLIPRRTMSSSSGRAASQPADKFWLEIVGHRMKGPQNPCPMIFRKRISGVDADKAEAVFLDVMMMAKYDGNVPPNMMSSPVRALLRKALIRYMKIKWFIKEIALSLKIRVVFKLGKLNFAVICVLLYVTYGRPLSLLRRFWKILNSQGGDDSE, from the exons ATGGCTGCTGTGCTCCGGTCCGCGGCGAGGCGGTTGGCCGGCGAGCTGCCGGCGGCTGAGATGGGGCTCCACCGCCTCCCTCTGCACTCCCAG GCCAATGTTTGGAGCGCCTCATCTGCTCCTCGCTCTGCCCCCTCTTCTCTGACCAAG GCTAAGGCGGCGATGGAGAGCGCCATTCGCCCGTCATTCATCCCGCGTCACACAGTGTCCACCTCTTTCGGCCGCGCCGCCTCAAAGCCTCTGTGCAAG ACCAAGGCGGTGATCGAGAGCACCCTTCTACCACAACTCATCCCGCGCCGCACAATGTCCTCCTCCTCCGGTCGCGCCGCCTCTCAACCAGCCGACAAG TTTTGGCTTGAGATAGTGGGTCACAGGATGAAAGGTCCGCAGAATCCGTGCCCGATGATTTTCAGAAAGCGAATCAGTGGTGTGGATGCCGACAAGGCTGAAGCAGTCTTCCT CGACGTGATGATGATGGCTAAATATGATGGGAATGTTCCACCAAATATG ATGAGTAGTCCCGTTCGAGCGTTGCTCCGGAAGGCGCTTATCCGATACATGAAGATTAAGTGGTTTATTAAAGAAATTGCTCTATCTCTCAAGATACGTGTCGTTTTTAAGCTGGGCAAGTTAAACTTTGCCGTCATCTGCGTGTTGCTTTACGTGACATACGGGAGGCCCCTATCTCTGCTCCGGAGGTTCTGGAAGATCCTAAATTCTCAAGGAGGCGATGACTCGGAGTAA